In one Lolium rigidum isolate FL_2022 chromosome 3, APGP_CSIRO_Lrig_0.1, whole genome shotgun sequence genomic region, the following are encoded:
- the LOC124695855 gene encoding E3 ubiquitin-protein ligase WAV3-like → MGNRWSLGSTSETESDRCAICLGALVRGQGARFTAECYHTFHLSCIAAIVAQGNHNCPLCRARWSVLPAVNAPLPPLPSATRYTSPPSIPEVPDGVYDDDEPVENTSRASHRNGVVVLKTHCEYAALARDASRDRFAVLVYAKAPAVAANAGRAPLDLVTVLDVSGSMAGRKLALLKQAMGFVIDNLGSADRLSVVSFSSGASRLIHLARMSDAGKAWAKLAVQSLVAGRGTNIGEGLRVAARVLEDRRYRNAVASIILLSDGQDTYASRGAYMDLVPRSFRHTRGGAVPIHAFGFGTDHDAAAMHGISEATGGTFSFIENQAAIQDSFAQCIGGLLSVVVQEVRIAVTCCHPGVRVREVKSGCYDNRVDDDGRAASIHVGELYADEERRFLMLVDVPRAEPTDDVTRLLKVSATYRDAAAGQAVDIVGEDAVVQRPVEVTHMDISMDVERERVRVAATEDIAAAREVADRGEHSEAARILESRLETVEQSAPGMAHDPTCDELMDELRDLGFRVADRREYQLTGRACLLSGMSSHTQQRASPMQLWTAPAASGWKSGSMTKECARKTQGYMTPTMEKLVMTSRELRQTTTAPMPKRKHVNVQQPAELIASVSFGNVRGEIRLRIDDK, encoded by the coding sequence ATGGGGAACCGGTGGTCTCTGGGGAGCACGAGCGAGACCGAGAGCGACCGGTGCGCAATCTGCCTTGGCGCCTTGGTCCGCGGCCAGGGCGCCCGCTTCACGGCCGAGTGCTATCACACCTTCCACCTCAGCTGCATCGCCGCCATCGTCGCGCAAGGCAACCACAACTGCCCGCTTTGCAGGGCGCGGTGGAGTGTTCTGCCCGCCGTCAACGCACCACTGCCGCCCTTGCCCTCCGCTACTCGCTAcacctcgccgccgtcgattccaGAGGTCCCAGACGGCGTTTACGATGACGACGAGCCAGTGGAGAATACCAGCCGAGCATCCCACCGCAATGGGGTGGTGGTCCTCAAGACGCACTGCGAGTACGCGGCCCTCGCCAGGGACGCGTCGCGCGACAGGTTCGCGGTTCTCGTGTACGCCAAGGCGCCAGCGGTAGCTGCCAATGCGGGGCGCGCGCCCCTGGATCTGGTGACGGTGCTCGACGTCAGCGGCAGCATGGCCGGCCGCAAGCTCGCGCTGCTGAAGCAAGCCATGGGATTCGTCATCGACAACCTGGGCTCCGCCGACCGCCTCTCCGTGGTGTCCTTCTCGAGCGGCGCCAGCCGCCTGATCCATCTCGCGCGTATGTCGGACGCGGGCAAGGCCTGGGCAAAGCTCGCCGTGCAGTCCCTGGTCGCAGGCCGTGGTACAAACATCGGTGAGGGCCTACGCGTGGCCGCCCGGGTGCTCGAGGACCGCCGTTACAGGAACGCCGTCGCTAGCATCATCCTTCTCTCGGATGGACAGGACACGTATGCCTCGCGAGGTGCCTACATGGACCTCGTGCCGCGTTCGTTCAGGCACACTCGTGGTGGCGCTGTACCGATCCACGCGTTCGGCTTCGGCACCGACCACGACGCAGCGGCGATGCACGGTATCTCGGAGGCGACAGGCGGGACGTTTTCCTTCATCGAGAACCAGGCGGCCATCCAGGACTCATTTGCGCAGTGCATCGGCGGGCTACTCTCGGTCGTCGTGCAGGAGGTGCGCATCGCAGTGACGTGCTGCCATCCCGGCGTGCGCGTGCGGGAGGTCAAATCCGGCTGCTACGACAACCGTGTGGACGACGACGGCCGGGCTGCTTCGATTCACGTCGGTGAGCTCTATGCTGATGAGGAGAGGCGCTTCTTGATGCTCGTGGACGTGCCAAGAGCTGAACCTACAGACGATGTCACCCGCCTTCTCAAAGTGAGCGCCACGTACCGAGACGCCGCAGCAGGTCAGGCGGTCGACATTGTCGGTGAAGATGCCGTTGTCCAGAGGCCGGTTGAAGTTACCCACATGGATATATCCATGGATGTGGAGAGGGAGCGCGTCCGTGTTGCGGCTACCGAAGACATCGCCGCCGCAAGGGAAGTGGCTGATCGCGGCGAGCACAGTGAGGCCGCGCGCATCCTCGAAAGCCGGCTCGAGACCGTCGAGCAGTCGGCGCCAGGGATGGCACATGACCCTACTTGCGACGAGCTCATGGACGAGCTGCGCGATCTTGGCTTTCGCGTCGCTGACCGGCGGGAGTACCAGCTGACAGGGAGAGCGTGCTTGCTTTCCGGCATGAGTTCGCACACACAGCAGCGCGCCTCGCCGATGCAGCTGTGGACTGCTCCGGCTGCGTCCGGCTGGAAGTCTGGGAGCATGACGAAGGAGTGCGCTCGAAAGACGCAGGGCTACATGACTCCGACAATGGAGAAGTTGGTGATGACGTCGCGTGAGCTGCGGCAGACGACGACGGCGCCAATGCCAAAGAGGAAACATGTCAATGTGCAGCAGCCAGCTGAGCTGATTGCCAGTGTGAGCTTCGGAAACGTCAGAGGAGAGATCAGATTAAGGATCGATGATAAGTGA